Proteins from a genomic interval of Phaseolus vulgaris cultivar G19833 unplaced genomic scaffold, P. vulgaris v2.0 scaffold_15, whole genome shotgun sequence:
- the LOC137816992 gene encoding RHOMBOID-like protein 1 isoform X2, translating into MMGSDPSSANFEVKVHPRRDATSQRHMSSPSDPPAVNDRNFSLFRRWLPWLVPTFVGANIVLFILTILGKMGALEVDKVVHRHQVWRLFSCIWLHGGVVHVLANMLSLVFIGIRLEQEFGFVRIGFLYVISGFGGSLLSALFIPESISVGASGALFGLLGGMLSELFINWTIYANKLAALLTLIVIVVINLAVGILPHVDNFAHIGGFVSGFLLGFIFLIRPQFKWVSSRYNRKSSSGPAGPPVKYKHKPYQYVLWVISFVLLIAWLVTGLVLLLRSVNLNDHCSWCHYLSCVPTSKWSCKAQQFYCESIQMGNQLNITCLSNRKSEIFPLSRTSSTDAQQQICSQLCN; encoded by the exons ATGATGGGGAGCGACCCATCGTCTGCAAACTTCGAGGTCAAGGTCCATCCGCGCCGGGATGCCACCTCCCAGAGACACATGTCGTCGCCGTCGGATCCCCCCGCCGTGAACGATCGCAACTTCAGCCTCTTCAGGCGCTGGTTACCCTGGCTCGTGCCCACGTTCGTCGGGGCCAACATTGTCCTCTTCATCCTCACCAT ATTAGGGAAGATGGGTGCTCTTGAAGTGGATAAAGTTGTTCATAGACACCAGGTTTGGCGCCTCTTCTCTTGTATATGGTTGCACGGTGGGGTTGTTCATGTGCTTGCCAACATGTTAAGTCTTGTTTTTATTGGAATTCGCCTTGAGCAAGAATTTGGATTTG TTAGAATTGGATTTCTGTATGTGATATCCGGTTTTGGAGGGAGTTTGCTGTCTGCTCTGTTCATACCAGAAAGTATATCTGTTGGTGCTTCTGGTGCATTATTTGGTTTACTAGGGGGCATGCTATCAGAGCTGTTCATAAATTGGACAATATATGCCAACAAG TTGGCAGCTTTATTGACTCTTATAGTCATCGTTGTAATCAATTTAGCTGTTGGAATTCTTCCACACGTGGATAATTTTGCTCATATTGGAGGATTTGTCTCTGGCTTTCTTCTTGGGTTTATCTTTTTGATTCGCCCCCAGTTCAAATGGGTTAGTAGTAGATATAATAGGAAGTCTAGCTCTGGACCTGCTGGACCTCCGGTGAAATACAAGCACAAACCTTATCAGTATGTACTGTGGGTCATATCCTTCGTATTACTGATTGCTTG GTTGGTTACTGGGCTGGTTTTGCTTCTTCGAAGTGTTAACCTGAATGACCACTGCTCATGGTGTCATTACTTAAGTTGTGTCCCTACATCAAAATGGAGCTGCAAAGCACAACAGTTTTATTGTGAG TCAATCCAAATGGGAAATCAGCTTAACATAACATGCTTGAGCAATAGGAAAAGTGAGATTTTTCCTCTTTCAAGAACTAGCTCGACGGATGCTCAACAACAGATATGT
- the LOC137816992 gene encoding RHOMBOID-like protein 1 isoform X1: MMGSDPSSANFEVKVHPRRDATSQRHMSSPSDPPAVNDRNFSLFRRWLPWLVPTFVGANIVLFILTMYVNDCPKHSFTGSSSCVAPFLGRFSFQPLKENPLLGPSSSTLGKMGALEVDKVVHRHQVWRLFSCIWLHGGVVHVLANMLSLVFIGIRLEQEFGFVRIGFLYVISGFGGSLLSALFIPESISVGASGALFGLLGGMLSELFINWTIYANKLAALLTLIVIVVINLAVGILPHVDNFAHIGGFVSGFLLGFIFLIRPQFKWVSSRYNRKSSSGPAGPPVKYKHKPYQYVLWVISFVLLIAWLVTGLVLLLRSVNLNDHCSWCHYLSCVPTSKWSCKAQQFYCESIQMGNQLNITCLSNRKSEIFPLSRTSSTDAQQQICSQLCN; this comes from the exons ATGATGGGGAGCGACCCATCGTCTGCAAACTTCGAGGTCAAGGTCCATCCGCGCCGGGATGCCACCTCCCAGAGACACATGTCGTCGCCGTCGGATCCCCCCGCCGTGAACGATCGCAACTTCAGCCTCTTCAGGCGCTGGTTACCCTGGCTCGTGCCCACGTTCGTCGGGGCCAACATTGTCCTCTTCATCCTCACCATGTATGTAAACGATTGCCCTAAGCATTCCTTCACTGGTAGCTCTTCATGCGTTGCCCCTTTCCTTGGAAGATTCTCTTTTCAGCCTCTTAAAGAGAACCCTCTCTTAGGCCCTTCTTCCTCCAC ATTAGGGAAGATGGGTGCTCTTGAAGTGGATAAAGTTGTTCATAGACACCAGGTTTGGCGCCTCTTCTCTTGTATATGGTTGCACGGTGGGGTTGTTCATGTGCTTGCCAACATGTTAAGTCTTGTTTTTATTGGAATTCGCCTTGAGCAAGAATTTGGATTTG TTAGAATTGGATTTCTGTATGTGATATCCGGTTTTGGAGGGAGTTTGCTGTCTGCTCTGTTCATACCAGAAAGTATATCTGTTGGTGCTTCTGGTGCATTATTTGGTTTACTAGGGGGCATGCTATCAGAGCTGTTCATAAATTGGACAATATATGCCAACAAG TTGGCAGCTTTATTGACTCTTATAGTCATCGTTGTAATCAATTTAGCTGTTGGAATTCTTCCACACGTGGATAATTTTGCTCATATTGGAGGATTTGTCTCTGGCTTTCTTCTTGGGTTTATCTTTTTGATTCGCCCCCAGTTCAAATGGGTTAGTAGTAGATATAATAGGAAGTCTAGCTCTGGACCTGCTGGACCTCCGGTGAAATACAAGCACAAACCTTATCAGTATGTACTGTGGGTCATATCCTTCGTATTACTGATTGCTTG GTTGGTTACTGGGCTGGTTTTGCTTCTTCGAAGTGTTAACCTGAATGACCACTGCTCATGGTGTCATTACTTAAGTTGTGTCCCTACATCAAAATGGAGCTGCAAAGCACAACAGTTTTATTGTGAG TCAATCCAAATGGGAAATCAGCTTAACATAACATGCTTGAGCAATAGGAAAAGTGAGATTTTTCCTCTTTCAAGAACTAGCTCGACGGATGCTCAACAACAGATATGT
- the LOC137816993 gene encoding PGR5-like protein 1B, chloroplastic, translated as MGGACSSNAFSAVQSTISSRFRSHRTVSLFSVRACVDPPRAPSCIYVGPLHTATKETLEALYSQARDAYYSGDPLILDDMFDRIELKLKWYGSKSVVKYPRCSIRRHSTYADSDEDLSMAFALASLWSLFLALGCSACVWPILYTVTTAYQKAFDSGGLSYVSQASGVGFLFVVNSVILTALGLVIGYPVASASVKVLQGLWRVDLAALKGSCPNCGEEVFAFVRTDKGNNSPHRADCHVCECLLEFRTKAEQSDLRSGRQWVYGRIYLVRRSRRQREP; from the exons ATGGGAGGCGCGTGTAGCAGCAACGCCTTCAGCGCGGTGCAGTCAACCATATCCAGCAGATTCAGAAGCCACCGCACCGTTTCTTTGTTCTCCGTTCGAGCCTGCGTCGACCCTCCTCGTGCGCCGTCCTGCATATACGTTGGCCCCCTTCACACCGCCACCAAAGAAACCCTCGAAGCTCTTTACTCTCAG GCGCGGGATGCGTATTACAGTGGAGATCCTTTGATACTCGATGACATGTTTGATAGAATAGAG TTGAAGCTTAAGTGGTATGGTTCTAAGTCGGTTGTCAAGTACCCTCGATGCAGTATCCGGAGGCACTCCACATATGCTGATTCTGAT GAAGATCTTTCTATGGCTTTTGCATTAGCAAGCTTATGGTCCTTGTTTCTTGCACTTGGCTGTTCAGCTTGTGTTTGGCCTATATTGTACACTGTTACCACAGCTTATCAAAAAGCATTTGACTCGGGAGGATTATCATATGTTAGTCAAGCATCAGGAGTAGGGTTTCTTTTTGTGGTCAACAGCGTTATCCTCACGGCACTCGGTTTGGTTATTGGCTACCCTGTTGCTTCAGCTTCAG TTAAGGTGCTTCAGGGCCTATGGAGGGTGGATTTAGCGGCATTAAAGGGTTCATGTCCAAATTGTGGAGAAGAG GTATTTGCTTTTGTGAGAACGGACAAGGGTAACAACTCACCTCATAGAGCAGATTGTCATGTGTGTGAATGCTTATTGGAATTTCGTACCAAAGCTGAG CAATCGGATTTAAGATCAGGTAGACAATGGGTTTATGGGCGTATTTACCTTGTTCGAAGATCCCGACGCCAGAGAGAGCCGTAA
- the LOC137817079 gene encoding oxysterol-binding protein-related protein 3C-like — protein MGSPEKNDNKGFFSAMTSGFSVFSNAMHRSVNGLLGYEGVEVINPEGGKEDAEEEAQRGRWKPEERDGYWKMMHKYIGSDITSMVTLPVIIFEPMTMLQKMAELMEYSYLLDQADTCEDPCMRMVYASSWAISVYFAYQRTWKPFNPILGETYEMANHGGITFLAEQVSHHPPMSAGHAENEHFTYDVTSKLKTKFLGNSVDVYPVGRTRVTLKKDAVVIDLVPPPTKVNNLIFGRTWIDSPGEMIMTNMTTGDKVVLYFQPCGWFGAGRYEVDGYVYNSAEEPKILMTGKWNESMSYQPCDLEGEPLPDTELLEVWHVADIPTNDKFDYTFFAHKLNSFDTAPRNLLASDSRLRPDRFALEMGDLSKSGTEKSSLEERQRAEKKIREAKEHKFAPRWFDLTEEVTSTPWGDLEIYHYNGKYTEYRTAIGNPDNIDHVDNKEIPFNPWQYVNLSTE, from the exons ATGGGTAGCCCCGAGAAGAATGACAACAAGGGATTTTTTTCCGCCATGACTTCCGGCTTCTCCGTCTTCAGCAATGCTATGCACCGATCTGTAAACGG TTTGCTGGGATATGAAGGGGTAGAAGTTATAAATCCGGAGGGTGGTAAAGAGGATGCAGAGGAGGAAGCCCAGAGAGGAAGATGGAAACCTGAG GAAAGAGATGGTTACTGGAAGATGATGCATAAATATATTGGCTCAGATATAACATCAATGGTAACGCTACCTGTTATTATTTTTGAACCAATGACTATGCTTCAGAAAATGGCAGAG TTGATGGAGTACTCCTACTTGTTAGATCAGGCAGATACATGTGAGGACCCTTGCATGAGGATGGTGTATGCAT CATCGTGGGCTATATCTGTGTACTTTGCATACCAACGGACCTGGAAGCCTTTTAACCCTATCCTTGGAGAGACTTATGAGATGGCTAACCATGGTGGAATTACATTTCTTGCAGAACAG gtGAGTCACCATCCCCCGATGAGTGCTGGCCATGCTGAGAATGAACATTTTACATATGATGTGACTTCAAAGTTAAAGACTAAGTTTTTGGGAAATTCTGTTGATGTTTACCCCGTTGGAAG AACACGTGTAACCCTCAAGAAGGATGCTGTAGTCATAGATTTGGTTCCCCCTCCAACCAAGGTTAATAATTTGATATTTGGACGAACATGGATTGATTCACCTGGGGAGATGATAATGACAAACATGACAACAGGGGACAAAGTTGTACTCTACTTTCAACCATGTGGATGGTTTGG GGCTGGTCGCTATGAAGTAGATGGATATGTTTATAATTCTGCAGAGGAGCCTAAAATATTGATGACTGGGAAGTGGAATGAGTCAATGAGTTATCAACCTTGTGATTTGGAAGGAGAGCCTCTTCCAGACACAGAATTGTTAGAG GTTTGGCATGTTGCTGATATTCCAACAAATGATAAATTCGACTATACATTCTTTGCGCATAAATTAAACAGCTTTGACACTGCTCCTAGAAATTTGTTAGCATCAGACTCCCGTTTACGCCCAGATAGATTTGCACTTGAGATGGGTGATCTATCCAAATCAGGGACAGAAAAGAGCAG TTTGGAGGAGAGGCAACGAGCTGAAAAGAAGATCAGAGAAGCCAAAGAGCATAAATTTGCACCAAGATGGTTTGATTTGACTGAAGAAGTCACATCAACTCCATGGGGTGATTTGGAGATCTACCATTACAATGGTAAATACACTGAGTATCGAACTGCTATTGGTAACCCAGACAACATTGATCATGTTGATAACAAAGAAATTCCATTCAATCCATGGCAGTATGTTAATTTGTCCACAGAATGA
- the LOC137817030 gene encoding telomere repeat-binding protein 5-like isoform X2 — MVLQKRLYYSFNGYQVPTKRRATRSARRNATFQRRLEDNQMCAFDLLATVADNLLQEKQNPTTYSDRSLGKDREGFVKEECQNANKPLKTELSDEASCDRRCQHEFVKEECTDANKPLKPELSDEGSSDRKGFSNISSQVYNQNCCLKEFPIHEIEGHSCIASIVTSSSCSEKFVAEKLVDGKGQNGTENLASKVELGSSGSPESIGCKLDGDDESKVKDVKFGKVPMDTGTGLCCSEDPLDEKPPALVSSCGNAKLSGYDDSMPHSSLSKGCDNVLVDSRDDDENFSGCAHPSNKIKSTRPITCIDDRKIKKRLASKYHKAAQESKPDKLSNSVLDGNLKPVYSSRKNYYKSQRSQMNIPFKKRKLFKCDSDTNSNGYIRSGDTYFSLKNETNQSVSYSSSGMSKDHGTSSLGHSALRSRDSHVKLRIKSFRVPELLIEIPETATIGSLKRTVMEAVTAVLGGGLRVGVILHGKKVRDDNKTLLQTGISHDNHLDALGFALEPNFSQNLPPACATSSLRIPSADMPQPFIGYPSSPAVIHQRIQGFSNTLAEHQATGLGNLVESDHDSAPSPINTSGEKKLSDSKELITVPEMGMEALAVLPGHQKSKRTEIAQRRIRRPFSVAEVEALVQAVEKLGTGRWRDVKLRAFDNAKHRTYVDLKCRINGKHWCTQQE; from the exons ATGGTGTTGCAGAAGAGGTTATATTATAGCTTTAATGGATATCAGGTGCCAACCAAGCGCCGAGCTACTAGATCAGCTAGG AGGAACGCTACATTTCAAAGAAGGTTGGAAGACAATCAAATGTGTGCATTTGACTTATTGGCCACCGTAGCTGACAATTTATTGCAAGAGAAACAGAATCCGACCACATATAGTGATAGGTCATTGGGAAAAGATAGGGAGGGATTTGTAAAAGAGGAGTGTCAGAATGCAAATAAACCATTAAAAACTGAGCTTTCTGATGAAGCAAGTTGTGACAGAAGATGTCAGCATGAATTTGTTAAAGAAGAATGCACAGATGCAAATAAACCATTAAAACCTGAGCTTTCAGACGAAGGAAGTAGTGATAGAAAAGGTTTCTCTAATATTTCTTCCCAAGTATACAATCAAAATTGTTGTTTGAAGGAATTCCCCATTCATGAAATTGAAGGCCATTCATGCATTGCTTCTATAGTAACAAGTTCTAGTTGCTCAGAGAAGTTTGTTGCTGAAAAACTGGTGGATGGGAAAGGCCAAAATGGAACGGAAAATTTAGCTAGCAAAGTTGAATTAGGTTCCTCTGGAAGTCCAGAGAGTATTGGTTGCAAGTTAGACGGTGATGATGAAAGTAAAGTAAAAGATGTTAAGTTTGGGAAGGTTCCCATGGATACTGGAACTGGGTTGTGCTGTTCTGAGGATCCCTTGGATGAAAAACCTCCAGCACTGGTAAGTTCTTGTGGCAATGCCAAGTTGTCTGGGTATGATGACAGCATGCCTCATAGCTCATTGTCCAAAGGCTGTGACAATGTGCTAGTAGATAGTAGAGATGATGACGAAAACTTTTCTGGGTGTGCTCACCCTAGTAACAAAATAAAGTCCACTAGACCAATTACTTGTATAGatgatagaaaaataaagaaaagattgGCTTCAAAATATCATAAAGCTGCTCAAGAATCCAAGCCTGATAAGTTATCTAATAGTG TTTTGGATGGAAATTTGAAGCCAGTTTACAGCAGTAGGAAGAACTACTATAAAAGCCAAAGATCTCAAATGAACATTCCTTTCAAAAAGAGGAAGCTTTTTAAATGTGACTCTGATACAAATTCTAACGGATATATCAGAAGTGGTGACACTTATTTTTCACTCAAGAATGAAACAAATCAAAGTGTTTCATATTCATCTTCTGGAATGAGCAAAG ATCATGGAACATCATCCTTGGGACACTCTGCCTTACGATCTAGAGATTCTCATG TGAAGCTTAGGATTAAATCATTTAGAGTGCCCGAGCTTTTAATTGAGATTCCAGAAACTGCAACCATTGGGTCCTTAAAG AGGACAGTGATGGAGGCAGTGACTGCAGTACTTGGAGGTGGATTACGTGTGGGAGTGATTCTCCATGGAAAGAAGGTTAGAGATGACAATAAAACTCTACTCCAGACTGGAATTTCTCATGATAACCACTTGGATGCTTTGGGATTCGCCCTGGAGCCTAATTTTTCACAAAATCTACCACCTGCATGTGCAACTAGTTCTCTTCGCATTCCTAGTGCGGATATGCCTCAACCTTTTATAGG GTATCCTTCAAGTCCTGCTGTAATTCATCAAAGGATTCAGGGCTTTTCTAACACGTTAGCTGAGCATCAAGCAACAGGTTTAGGTAACCTTGTCGAAAGTGATCATGATTCAGCTCCTTCTCCCATCAACACATCAggtgaaaaaaaattgtcagATTCTAAAGAACTTATTACTGTTCCTGAAATGGGTATGGAGGCACTAGCCGTGCTACCTGGGCATCAAAAGTCAAAGCGAACTGAGATTGCACAGCGCCGAATTCGTAGGCCTTTTTCCGTTGCTGAAGTGGAAGCATTGGTCCAAGCAGTTGAGAAACTTGGAACTGGAAG GTGGCGTGATGTTAAGCTTCGTGCTTTTGATAATGCAAAGCATCGAACATACGTGGATTTGAAG TGCAGGATAAATGGAAAACACTGGTGCACACAGCAAGAATAA
- the LOC137817030 gene encoding telomere repeat-binding protein 5-like isoform X1 gives MVLQKRLYYSFNGYQVPTKRRATRSARRNATFQRRLEDNQMCAFDLLATVADNLLQEKQNPTTYSDRSLGKDREGFVKEECQNANKPLKTELSDEASCDRRCQHEFVKEECTDANKPLKPELSDEGSSDRKGFSNISSQVYNQNCCLKEFPIHEIEGHSCIASIVTSSSCSEKFVAEKLVDGKGQNGTENLASKVELGSSGSPESIGCKLDGDDESKVKDVKFGKVPMDTGTGLCCSEDPLDEKPPALVSSCGNAKLSGYDDSMPHSSLSKGCDNVLVDSRDDDENFSGCAHPSNKIKSTRPITCIDDRKIKKRLASKYHKAAQESKPDKLSNSVLDGNLKPVYSSRKNYYKSQRSQMNIPFKKRKLFKCDSDTNSNGYIRSGDTYFSLKNETNQSVSYSSSGMSKDHGTSSLGHSALRSRDSHVKLRIKSFRVPELLIEIPETATIGSLKRTVMEAVTAVLGGGLRVGVILHGKKVRDDNKTLLQTGISHDNHLDALGFALEPNFSQNLPPACATSSLRIPSADMPQPFIGYPSSPAVIHQRIQGFSNTLAEHQATGLGNLVESDHDSAPSPINTSGEKKLSDSKELITVPEMGMEALAVLPGHQKSKRTEIAQRRIRRPFSVAEVEALVQAVEKLGTGRWRDVKLRAFDNAKHRTYVDLKDKWKTLVHTARITPQQRRGEPVPQELLDRVLTAHAYWSQQQTKQQLKHHSKPCLLL, from the exons ATGGTGTTGCAGAAGAGGTTATATTATAGCTTTAATGGATATCAGGTGCCAACCAAGCGCCGAGCTACTAGATCAGCTAGG AGGAACGCTACATTTCAAAGAAGGTTGGAAGACAATCAAATGTGTGCATTTGACTTATTGGCCACCGTAGCTGACAATTTATTGCAAGAGAAACAGAATCCGACCACATATAGTGATAGGTCATTGGGAAAAGATAGGGAGGGATTTGTAAAAGAGGAGTGTCAGAATGCAAATAAACCATTAAAAACTGAGCTTTCTGATGAAGCAAGTTGTGACAGAAGATGTCAGCATGAATTTGTTAAAGAAGAATGCACAGATGCAAATAAACCATTAAAACCTGAGCTTTCAGACGAAGGAAGTAGTGATAGAAAAGGTTTCTCTAATATTTCTTCCCAAGTATACAATCAAAATTGTTGTTTGAAGGAATTCCCCATTCATGAAATTGAAGGCCATTCATGCATTGCTTCTATAGTAACAAGTTCTAGTTGCTCAGAGAAGTTTGTTGCTGAAAAACTGGTGGATGGGAAAGGCCAAAATGGAACGGAAAATTTAGCTAGCAAAGTTGAATTAGGTTCCTCTGGAAGTCCAGAGAGTATTGGTTGCAAGTTAGACGGTGATGATGAAAGTAAAGTAAAAGATGTTAAGTTTGGGAAGGTTCCCATGGATACTGGAACTGGGTTGTGCTGTTCTGAGGATCCCTTGGATGAAAAACCTCCAGCACTGGTAAGTTCTTGTGGCAATGCCAAGTTGTCTGGGTATGATGACAGCATGCCTCATAGCTCATTGTCCAAAGGCTGTGACAATGTGCTAGTAGATAGTAGAGATGATGACGAAAACTTTTCTGGGTGTGCTCACCCTAGTAACAAAATAAAGTCCACTAGACCAATTACTTGTATAGatgatagaaaaataaagaaaagattgGCTTCAAAATATCATAAAGCTGCTCAAGAATCCAAGCCTGATAAGTTATCTAATAGTG TTTTGGATGGAAATTTGAAGCCAGTTTACAGCAGTAGGAAGAACTACTATAAAAGCCAAAGATCTCAAATGAACATTCCTTTCAAAAAGAGGAAGCTTTTTAAATGTGACTCTGATACAAATTCTAACGGATATATCAGAAGTGGTGACACTTATTTTTCACTCAAGAATGAAACAAATCAAAGTGTTTCATATTCATCTTCTGGAATGAGCAAAG ATCATGGAACATCATCCTTGGGACACTCTGCCTTACGATCTAGAGATTCTCATG TGAAGCTTAGGATTAAATCATTTAGAGTGCCCGAGCTTTTAATTGAGATTCCAGAAACTGCAACCATTGGGTCCTTAAAG AGGACAGTGATGGAGGCAGTGACTGCAGTACTTGGAGGTGGATTACGTGTGGGAGTGATTCTCCATGGAAAGAAGGTTAGAGATGACAATAAAACTCTACTCCAGACTGGAATTTCTCATGATAACCACTTGGATGCTTTGGGATTCGCCCTGGAGCCTAATTTTTCACAAAATCTACCACCTGCATGTGCAACTAGTTCTCTTCGCATTCCTAGTGCGGATATGCCTCAACCTTTTATAGG GTATCCTTCAAGTCCTGCTGTAATTCATCAAAGGATTCAGGGCTTTTCTAACACGTTAGCTGAGCATCAAGCAACAGGTTTAGGTAACCTTGTCGAAAGTGATCATGATTCAGCTCCTTCTCCCATCAACACATCAggtgaaaaaaaattgtcagATTCTAAAGAACTTATTACTGTTCCTGAAATGGGTATGGAGGCACTAGCCGTGCTACCTGGGCATCAAAAGTCAAAGCGAACTGAGATTGCACAGCGCCGAATTCGTAGGCCTTTTTCCGTTGCTGAAGTGGAAGCATTGGTCCAAGCAGTTGAGAAACTTGGAACTGGAAG GTGGCGTGATGTTAAGCTTCGTGCTTTTGATAATGCAAAGCATCGAACATACGTGGATTTGAAG GATAAATGGAAAACACTGGTGCACACAGCAAGAATAACCCCTCAGCAAAGGAGGGGAGAGCCTGTTCCTCAAGAACTCTTGGATAGGGTCCTAACTGCCCATGCATATTGGTCCCAGCAGCAGACTAAGCAACAGCTCAAGCACCACTCAAAACCTTGCCTTCTCCTTTAA
- the LOC137817090 gene encoding scarecrow-like protein 14, with product MDRRVSSTMNIANDEEESCFDEGDVSAVLDYIKQMLMEEDTEEKYSMFHDSLALQYTERSFYEVITHHNPSSSSSSSAHHHAHSCTSSSEESSEQNVSGSSSDNSTGSSTDNSTSISAESQWRSVDHNTPALPNTFTFPDNFVFPSNSTSTTQSSMNTVFGFLDNSLLDSAFQEHFKRGLEQGTRFLPKHTPFIVDTDSTAFSPSFTMVPSVVVKTEPEESVEGDHFLSVSRRRNRDEEEYEADGRITKTSAAYVDESELSELLDKVVLGTGLGKGVPPDTALYQNDETLLTNMFGREVRKSGEEVVDLRTLLIHCAQAVASDSPSFAKQLVKQIKQHSSPTGDTAQRLAHYFGNALEACLDGTGFHVYSVASSKRISAKDMIKAYHVYASVCPFEMIAIMFANKSIYSLAENAKTIHIIDFGIRYGFKWPSLISEISRRPGGPPKLRFTGIDQPQPGFRPEERVLETGRRLENYCKRFNVPFEFNAIARKWDTIRIEDLKIEKNEFVAVNCMFQLERLLDESVVLDNPRDGVLRLIKKANPDIFVHSIVNGSHDVPFFVSRFREALFHYSAVFDMLDSNLDREDPSRLMFEKELFGQEIMNIIACEGCERVERPQTYKQWQLHNMRIGFRLLPLNQKVIDKLKKRWRDDAYNTNFMLEVDGDWVLQGWKGRILHASSCWIPA from the coding sequence ATGGATAGAAGAGTCTCCTCCACAATGAATATTGCTAATGATGAAGAAGAGTCTTGCTTTGATGAGGGTGATGTCTCTGCTGTCCTTGACTACATAAAGCAAATGCTGATGGAAGAGGACACAGAAGAAAAGTACAGTATGTTCCATGATTCCTTGGCTCTTCAATATACAGAGAGATCATTTTATGAGGTTATCACTCACCACAAcccttcttcctcctcctcctcttccGCACACCATCATGCTCACAGTTGCACCAGTTCTAGTGAGGAGAGCTCTGAGCAAAATGTCTCTGGTAGCTCCTCTGATAATAGTACTGGTAGTAGCACTGATAACAGTACTTCCATCTCTGCTGAGTCTCAGTGGAGAAGCGTTGACCACAACACCCCGGCACTGCCAAACACTTTTACCTTTCCAGATAACTTTGTTTTCCCCTCAAATTCGACCTCCACCACTCAATCTTCCATGAATACTGTATTTGGATTCTTAGATAATTCCCTTCTTGATTCTGCTTTTCAAGAGCATTTCAAGAGGGGTCTAGAGCAAGGTACCAGGTTCCTTCCTAAACATACTCCATTCATTGTTGACACGGACAGCACGGCCTTTTCCCCTTCTTTCACAATGGTTCCAAGTGTTGTAGTTAAGACAGAACCAGAAGAAAGTGTTGAAGGGGACCATTTTCTGTCTGTGTCAAGAAGGAGAAATCGGGATGAGGAAGAGTATGAAGCAGATGGGAGAATCACGAAGACTTCAGCAGCATACGTGGATGAGAGTGAGCTATCTGAGTTGCTTGATAAAGTGGTGCTAGGCACTGGATTAGGAAAAGGGGTTCCTCCAGACACAGCCCTTTACCAAAACGATGAAACATTATTAACAAACATGTTTGGTAGGGAGGTGAGGAAAAGTGGCGAGGAAGTTGTGGATCTGAGGACACTATTGATACATTGTGCACAAGCTGTTGCTTCTGATAGTCCTTCATTTGCAAAGCAACTAGTAAAGCAGATTAAGCAGCATTCTTCTCCAACAGGGGATACTGCTCAAAGGCTTGCACATTACTTTGGAAATGCCCTTGAAGCATGCTTGGATGGAACCGGTTTCCACGTTTATAGTGTTGCATCCTCCAAAAGAATCTCTGCCAAAGACATGATAAAAGCTTACCATGTATATGCTTCAGTGTGCCCGTTTGAAATGATTGCAATCATGTTTGCCAACAAATCAATTTATAGTCTTGCTGAGAATGCAAAAACAATTCATATCATAGACTTTGGTATCCGCTATGGCTTCAAATGGCCTTCACTTATCAGCGAGATTTCAAGACGTCCAGGTGGACCACCCAAGCTACGCTTCACGGGGATAGATCAGCCACAGCCAGGTTTCAGGCCAGAggagagggtgctggagacgggGCGTAGACTTGAAAATTATTGCAAGCGTTTCAATGTTCCCTTTGAGTTCAATGCTATTGCAAGAAAATGGGACACTATCAGAATTGAGGACCTCAAGATAGAGAAAAACGAATTTGTAGCTGTGAACTGCATGTTTCAGTTGGAGCGTCTACTTGACGAGTCTGTGGTGTTGGACAATCCAAGGGATGGTGTTTTGAGGTTGATTAAGAAGGCAAATCCTGACATATTTGTGCACAGCATTGTGAACGGCTCCCATGATGTTCCATTCTTTGTGTCACGGTTCAGAGAGGCTCTCTTTCACTACTCTGCAGTGTTTGATATGCTAGACAGCAACCTTGATCGTGAAGATCCCAGCAGGTTGATGTTTGAGAAGGAGTTGTTTGGACAGGAGATCATGAACATCATAGCTTGTGAAGGTTGTGAGAGGGTGGAGAGGCCACAAACATACAAGCAATGGCAGCTTCATAACATGAGAATTGGATTTCGGTTGCTTCCTTTGAATCAAAAAGTCATTGACAAATTAAAGAAAAGGTGGAGAGATGATGCATACAACACGAATTTCATGCTTGAGGTGGATGGTGATTGGGTGCTACAAGGTTGGAAGGGTCGAATTCTACATGCTTCTTCTTGTTGGATTCCTGCATAG